From Lolium perenne isolate Kyuss_39 chromosome 5, Kyuss_2.0, whole genome shotgun sequence, a single genomic window includes:
- the LOC127298865 gene encoding uncharacterized protein produces MEAWTHMKLVTPRPNEPRPAPEMYYGKAKENKERYCEEYAKLHPEVEDPMTEPVDEVAMMLAGSGQPHGRPACLAGGFKPQKNFTQIKATLPSGSYATSSRTTCRSRVEVDTQLEEAYAVAYEEYLEKIKEHDLVKDAYVQWTSNQMASFTRFMMTGVREEPLPEPPHPGPTPVFPSKEEFYIMYKRQRQLTPVSC; encoded by the exons atggaagcgtggacgcacatgaagctggtgacgccccgtccgaacgagcctcggcccgcgcctgagatgtactacggcaaggccaaagagaacaaggaaagatactgcgaggagtacgccaagctccatccagaggtggaggaccctatgaccgagccggtcgacgaggtggcgatgatgctggcggggtccggccagccgcatggacgtcctgcctgccttgctgggggtttcaagcctcagaagaacttcacgcagatcaaggctaccctcccctccggcagctacgctacctcctcgcggactacatgccgttctcgggtagaggtagat actcagctcgaggaggcctatgcagtagcttacgaggagtatctcgagaagattaaggagcatgaccttgtgaaagatgcctatgtccagtggacgagcaaccagatggcg agtttcactcggttcatgatgactggagtgcgagaggaaccactcccagagccacctcatccggggccgacgccagtgttcccgtccaaggaggagttctatatcatgtacaagcgtcagcgtcagttgaccccggtaagttgctaa
- the LOC139831417 gene encoding uncharacterized protein: MAPKKLRIRGEAQVSGESKEPATEDEKWLLVPGKIENFTYTGKNVRVPGSLIGAAIRKYWPGMYTPVLGGESKLAYTWEDFEIAPYPGFTSAADAVIKKFWRNYRVATEHKERADVILRNMCRKLTRQQWYNQRITCIGHFYAEQGVRYTKPEIVQGLAPAMTIEDFMSVVPHWADNNKRAAFMELVKNWVGENPDFKAVSDRNKANRGNQGTHSAGSSSTDRYRELLVHIKMEQAAFFDFR; the protein is encoded by the exons atggctccgaagaagttgcggattcgtggggaagcgcaggTTTCCGGTGAGAGTAAGGAACCTGCTACGGAGGATGAGAAGTGGCTCCTTGTCCCAGGAAAGATAGA gaatttcacatatacggggaagaatgtccgcgtgccagggagtctgattggagctgctattaggaagtactggccggggatgtacactccggtccttgggggcgagtccaagctagcctacacttgggaagactttgagatagcgccttaccctggctttacttccgccgccgacgccgtgatcaagaagttttgg cgcaattatagggtggcgactgagcataaggagagggcggacgtgatcctccgtaacatgtgtcggaagttgacacggcagcagtggtacaaccagaggatcacgtgcatcggccacttctatgctgagcagggcgtaaggtacacaaagcctgagattgtgcagggactcgccccggctatgacgatagaggacttcatgtcg gttgtaccacattgggctgataataataagagggccgccttcatggagttggtcaagaattgggtcggcgaaaaccccgatttcaaggccgtgagcgaccggaacaaggccaaccgtgggaatcagggaacacacagtgcggggagcagcagcaccgatcgctatcgggagcttctggtacatataaaaatggaacaagctgcattttttgattttcgatga